Proteins from a genomic interval of candidate division WOR-3 bacterium:
- the ffh gene encoding signal recognition particle protein: MFDFLTDKFLKLQRKILGYGRLSEKEITDALREIRLTLLEADVNYKVVNEFIKDLQGKLLTQKVKDNLDPREFINVILFQELVQFLGKDSEKIKLNAMPTIIQLVGLQGSGKTTTVAKIAKRFKSKKPLLVACDTKRPAASEQLKILSEKIAVDFFNCLPNALMTCKEALGYALRNSNQLVILDTAGRLHIDSELMEELVKIKQEINPHYVILVVDGMIGQDAINQAQEFHQHLGLSGIIMTKLDGDAKGGAIISIRKATGVPVYFIGVGENIDDLDEFVPERMAMRIMGRGDIWAIQEKLTQAVSPQKQQEIAEKFLKGKFDFNDFLEQLQALRKMGNISKLIELMPFAKELKGMGSIDEREFKKTEAIILSMTKEERKNPEIIDGSRRRRIALGSGTTVEDVNRLLKEFQNVKRLMETLPQSNLKLLKKRGFRLY, from the coding sequence ATGTTCGATTTCCTAACTGATAAATTTCTTAAGCTACAACGAAAAATATTAGGTTACGGCCGTCTGAGTGAGAAAGAGATTACCGATGCACTTCGTGAGATTCGACTTACCCTGCTTGAGGCCGATGTTAACTATAAAGTAGTTAACGAGTTTATAAAAGATCTCCAAGGTAAATTATTAACTCAAAAAGTAAAGGATAATCTAGATCCTCGGGAATTTATTAATGTGATCCTATTTCAAGAATTGGTGCAGTTTTTAGGGAAAGACTCAGAAAAAATTAAGTTAAACGCTATGCCGACAATTATTCAACTTGTAGGATTACAGGGGAGCGGTAAAACTACAACTGTTGCTAAAATTGCTAAGAGATTTAAAAGTAAAAAACCGTTACTGGTAGCCTGTGACACTAAACGACCAGCTGCTTCGGAACAGTTAAAAATTCTTTCCGAAAAAATTGCAGTGGATTTTTTTAATTGCCTCCCCAATGCTCTAATGACCTGTAAAGAAGCGTTAGGATATGCGCTCCGGAACAGTAATCAATTAGTAATTCTTGATACGGCCGGCCGGCTGCACATTGATAGCGAATTAATGGAAGAATTAGTAAAAATAAAGCAGGAGATAAATCCTCATTATGTGATTTTGGTAGTTGATGGAATGATTGGGCAAGATGCAATTAACCAGGCCCAGGAATTTCACCAGCACTTAGGGCTATCCGGGATTATTATGACTAAATTAGATGGGGACGCCAAGGGAGGCGCGATAATTTCCATACGCAAAGCAACTGGGGTTCCGGTATATTTTATTGGGGTCGGTGAAAATATCGATGATCTGGACGAGTTTGTTCCTGAGCGCATGGCGATGCGGATAATGGGACGCGGGGATATTTGGGCTATTCAAGAAAAATTGACACAAGCTGTTAGTCCTCAAAAGCAACAAGAGATAGCCGAGAAATTTCTAAAAGGTAAATTTGACTTTAATGATTTTTTAGAACAGCTTCAGGCATTACGAAAAATGGGTAATATCAGTAAATTAATAGAGCTTATGCCTTTTGCTAAAGAACTTAAGGGCATGGGTTCCATTGATGAGCGTGAGTTTAAGAAGACCGAGGCGATAATACTTTCTATGACCAAAGAGGAGCGAAAAAATCCAGAAATTATTGACGGTTCCCGACGGCGCCGTATTGCCTTAGGTAGTGGTACCACAGTTGAAGATGTCAATCGGCTTTTAAAAGAATTCCAAAATGTAAAACGCCTAATGGAAACACTACCCCAAAGTAATCTGAAATTATTAAAAAAACGAGGTTTTAGATTGTATTGA
- a CDS encoding RDD family protein — protein MYCRNCGKTLTDNAVICVSCGTRPLVGNRYCQNCGSEINPQAEFCLKCGVQLSKLRYAGFWLRLVAYLLDTLVLVIPVGILSALLSFPFPRLMLAAIINWLYFSLMESSKLQATLGKLALGLTVTDINGNRISFARATARHFAKIISGLTIFIGFILAGFTPKRQALHDIIADCLVIKKS, from the coding sequence ATGTACTGCCGAAACTGTGGTAAGACACTTACAGATAATGCGGTAATATGTGTGAGCTGCGGAACTAGGCCATTAGTTGGCAATAGGTATTGTCAAAATTGTGGCAGTGAAATTAACCCTCAGGCTGAATTCTGTCTAAAATGCGGAGTTCAATTATCAAAACTCCGTTATGCCGGATTTTGGTTAAGATTAGTTGCTTATCTTTTAGATACTTTAGTGCTGGTTATTCCCGTCGGAATTCTAAGTGCGCTACTTTCATTTCCTTTTCCACGGTTGATGTTGGCAGCAATAATAAATTGGCTATATTTTTCCTTAATGGAAAGCTCTAAGCTACAGGCTACTTTAGGTAAGTTAGCCTTGGGGCTTACCGTAACTGATATCAATGGCAATCGAATTTCCTTTGCCCGAGCAACCGCTCGGCATTTTGCCAAAATAATTTCTGGATTAACAATTTTTATTGGATTCATTTTAGCCGGTTTTACCCCTAAGAGACAGGCGTTACATGATATAATTGCTGATTGTTTAGTAATTAAAAAATCGTAA
- a CDS encoding M14 family zinc carboxypeptidase — protein sequence MKTHVLSLTIIVFISLISQHKLPADEMKIPPRLDLIEVKINNLNEVKVLERIGVIINKVHNDKCIGEASPEVIELLKRLGFSYQILQENISRLYYENFFTKAEKGRYLTYSEFIDTMAIIANNNPTICKLETLGFSHQNRLILALKISDNPLIDEDEPAVYFDGNIHGDEKIGWAVCFEFIKYLMNNYNVNPVVTNLINTREIWIVPMINPDGYVNNVRYNGRNVDLNRNFGWMWGNESNCGSDAFSENEATAFYNLFIKQPFVVYTTYHAGESIISCPWSYTANDSVPEKFIIWHLAQGYSQRGNNYPYGQGSIIMYLINGSSKDYCYGVAGEVSWSIEVHNIKTPPASAIDPTFNINRDAMLYLCHKAGQGIHGVVTDSVTGEPIYAQIWVYPRNWLSYSSPVNGDFHRFYLPGVYTVKVRAAGYQDVERFVFIPNTGDSAVFLDIKMLRDSVRPANYGMRVVATRYVTTSANLTYPVRALGLRDGVHYQLDNTKWIIIEMAKPIRNDSGYDFTVIRSAGTGNATVKVSNNWKGPWTTIGTANASLTHFDLATVNMDSARYVRLDASGTFGLDAIEEYRPSTSIAEFPELTSSFDFQIIPTFSHNQLTFRCSPQEQEFLVSIYDILGNLKETIRVSPKTNAYVYNLKDSYGRRLKPGIYFAKVLVNNKIVSSKKFLVLDGKF from the coding sequence ATGAAAACGCATGTTTTAAGTTTAACGATAATCGTATTTATAAGTTTAATTTCTCAGCACAAATTACCAGCTGACGAGATGAAAATTCCGCCGCGACTGGATTTAATTGAGGTAAAAATTAACAATTTAAATGAAGTAAAGGTCTTAGAGAGGATAGGCGTTATTATAAATAAGGTCCACAATGACAAATGTATTGGGGAAGCCTCACCTGAAGTTATAGAATTACTTAAGCGATTGGGATTTTCATATCAGATCTTACAAGAGAATATAAGTCGTCTCTATTACGAAAATTTCTTTACTAAAGCTGAGAAAGGACGGTATCTAACCTATTCGGAATTTATTGATACGATGGCGATAATTGCTAACAATAATCCAACGATCTGTAAACTTGAAACACTGGGGTTCAGTCATCAAAATCGTTTAATTCTGGCTTTGAAGATATCTGATAATCCTTTAATTGACGAAGATGAGCCGGCGGTGTATTTTGATGGTAATATTCACGGTGATGAAAAAATCGGCTGGGCGGTTTGCTTTGAATTTATAAAATATCTTATGAATAATTATAATGTCAACCCAGTCGTGACGAACTTAATTAACACTCGTGAAATTTGGATTGTCCCGATGATTAATCCGGACGGCTATGTAAATAATGTGCGATATAACGGCCGCAATGTTGATCTCAATCGGAATTTCGGTTGGATGTGGGGTAATGAGTCTAATTGTGGTTCGGATGCCTTTAGCGAAAACGAGGCCACAGCTTTTTATAATTTATTTATCAAACAACCATTTGTAGTCTATACTACGTATCATGCCGGTGAAAGTATTATTTCGTGTCCGTGGAGCTATACAGCCAATGATAGTGTGCCGGAAAAATTTATCATCTGGCATTTAGCCCAAGGATATTCCCAACGGGGTAATAATTATCCCTATGGTCAGGGTTCGATTATCATGTATCTAATCAATGGTTCCAGTAAGGATTACTGCTACGGTGTGGCCGGTGAAGTTAGCTGGTCAATTGAAGTGCATAATATTAAGACACCACCAGCTTCAGCAATTGATCCAACTTTTAATATCAACCGAGATGCCATGCTATATCTGTGCCATAAGGCCGGACAGGGAATTCACGGTGTGGTTACTGATTCTGTAACCGGTGAGCCAATTTATGCTCAAATTTGGGTTTATCCCAGAAATTGGTTAAGCTACTCTTCGCCGGTAAATGGGGATTTTCATCGGTTTTATCTTCCCGGAGTATATACTGTTAAGGTACGAGCTGCCGGCTACCAGGATGTTGAGCGGTTCGTGTTTATACCGAATACCGGCGATTCCGCGGTCTTTTTAGATATTAAGATGCTGCGAGATTCAGTCCGGCCAGCTAATTATGGGATGCGAGTTGTGGCTACACGATATGTAACAACCAGTGCCAACTTAACTTATCCAGTGAGAGCCTTAGGGCTACGCGATGGCGTCCATTATCAATTAGATAATACTAAATGGATTATTATCGAAATGGCTAAACCGATCCGAAACGACTCCGGTTATGATTTTACTGTGATTCGATCAGCCGGTACCGGTAATGCTACCGTTAAGGTGTCCAACAACTGGAAAGGGCCATGGACAACAATTGGTACCGCCAACGCCAGCTTGACTCATTTTGATCTAGCCACAGTCAATATGGATTCAGCTCGGTATGTGCGATTAGATGCCTCGGGCACCTTTGGGCTTGATGCGATTGAAGAGTATCGTCCCAGCACCAGCATTGCTGAATTTCCTGAGTTAACCTCAAGTTTTGATTTCCAGATTATTCCAACTTTTTCTCATAATCAATTAACCTTCAGATGCTCGCCCCAAGAGCAGGAGTTTTTAGTTTCTATTTATGATATTTTAGGTAACTTAAAAGAGACAATTAGGGTTTCACCTAAGACTAATGCTTATGTGTATAACCTTAAAGACTCTTACGGCCGGCGGCTTAAACCCGGCATCTATTTTGCCAAAGTCCTAGTAAATAACAAAATTGTCAGTAGTAAAAAATTTCTAGTTTTAGATGGTAAGTTCTAA
- the htpX gene encoding zinc metalloprotease HtpX: MSETLYDLIAKNKLRTYLFIIGFSLILGLIGYLLAQVFQWGPEFYILFALIIIFYNLILYYNSDKLALAFSNARPAPQDQYYQLHNIVEEVAIAAGIPKPKVYIIPEEMPNAFATGRNPQNASVAVTEGLLHMMNREELQGVIAHEISHIRNYDILIMTIAAIIGGLIVLFRDIFIRSLWFGGRRSRDDRRGNFGVVLVIIGLVLAIIAPILVALIRAAISREREYLADASGAFIVRNPNGLASALRKIGQYHGKMRTASDATAHLFIANPFGKDRVSISELFATHPPLEKRIKRLLELTI; encoded by the coding sequence ATGAGCGAAACTTTATATGATTTAATTGCTAAAAACAAATTACGCACCTATTTATTTATTATTGGATTTAGTCTAATTTTAGGATTAATCGGTTATCTCTTAGCGCAAGTGTTTCAATGGGGGCCTGAGTTTTATATACTGTTTGCCTTAATTATTATCTTTTATAATCTTATCCTGTATTATAATTCTGATAAGCTCGCTTTAGCCTTCAGTAATGCCCGACCTGCTCCGCAAGATCAATATTATCAATTACATAATATCGTTGAAGAAGTCGCAATTGCCGCCGGGATCCCAAAACCTAAGGTGTATATTATCCCTGAGGAGATGCCCAATGCTTTTGCTACCGGTCGTAACCCCCAAAATGCTTCAGTAGCGGTCACGGAAGGTCTGTTACACATGATGAATCGGGAAGAACTCCAAGGTGTTATTGCGCATGAAATTTCTCACATCAGAAACTACGATATTCTTATTATGACAATTGCGGCAATTATTGGTGGTCTTATTGTGCTGTTTAGGGATATCTTTATTCGGTCTTTGTGGTTTGGTGGCCGACGTAGCCGAGATGACCGACGGGGAAACTTTGGGGTTGTATTAGTAATAATTGGCCTGGTATTGGCAATTATTGCGCCAATTCTTGTCGCTTTAATCCGGGCTGCGATCTCAAGAGAAAGGGAGTATCTGGCTGATGCCTCTGGTGCGTTTATCGTGCGAAATCCCAATGGCTTAGCCTCGGCTTTACGAAAAATTGGTCAGTATCATGGCAAGATGCGGACCGCTTCCGATGCCACTGCCCATCTTTTTATTGCGAACCCATTTGGTAAAGATCGGGTATCGATAAGTGAGCTTTTTGCGACTCACCCACCCTTAGAAAAAAGAATTAAACGGCTCTTAGAACTTACCATCTAA
- a CDS encoding LemA family protein has translation MIVILIVIGVIVIWLWANYNILVIQRNRVKNAWAQIDVQLKRRYDLIPNLVETVKGYAQHEREVFEKVTQARAQAMSAKGIKETAEANNHLTETLKTLFAVAENYPQLKANENFLRLQEELTATENRIAFARQFYNDVAMNYRITIEKFPSNIVASIFGFKPEELYTIPETEREAFKVTFSKEK, from the coding sequence ATGATAGTAATTTTAATAGTAATTGGCGTGATTGTAATTTGGCTATGGGCTAATTATAACATTTTAGTCATTCAGCGCAACCGGGTTAAAAATGCCTGGGCCCAGATCGATGTGCAACTAAAGCGCCGCTATGACCTTATTCCCAACTTAGTCGAAACGGTCAAAGGTTATGCCCAACACGAACGAGAAGTTTTTGAAAAAGTAACTCAGGCTCGAGCCCAAGCTATGTCCGCTAAAGGCATTAAAGAAACTGCCGAAGCCAATAACCACTTGACCGAAACCTTAAAGACCCTCTTTGCGGTTGCCGAAAATTATCCCCAGCTTAAAGCCAACGAAAACTTCTTACGCCTTCAAGAAGAGTTAACCGCTACTGAAAATCGTATTGCTTTTGCCCGACAGTTCTATAATGATGTCGCGATGAATTACCGAATAACCATCGAAAAGTTTCCTTCAAATATTGTGGCGTCAATTTTTGGCTTTAAACCCGAAGAGCTTTACACAATACCGGAAACAGAACGAGAGGCATTTAAAGTTACTTTCAGTAAAGAAAAATGA
- the mscL gene encoding large conductance mechanosensitive channel protein MscL, with amino-acid sequence MLKEFKEFAMRGNVLDMAVGIIIGTAFGKIVSSLVNDIIMPPIGLLLGRIDFSNLFINLSRHSVRSLAEAKAQGLPTINYGIFINTVLDFLIIAFVIFLVIKQINRLRRPKPVVEEAKTKECPYCYSVINIKATRCPFCTSELKQ; translated from the coding sequence ATGTTAAAAGAGTTTAAAGAATTTGCCATGCGGGGCAATGTGTTGGATATGGCCGTGGGTATCATTATCGGCACAGCATTTGGTAAAATTGTGAGTTCCTTAGTTAATGATATTATTATGCCCCCGATCGGCCTACTTTTAGGCCGAATCGACTTTTCTAATTTATTTATAAATCTTTCTCGTCATTCCGTGAGATCTTTAGCCGAAGCTAAAGCCCAGGGGCTACCAACCATAAACTATGGGATTTTCATTAATACCGTGCTTGACTTTTTAATTATTGCCTTTGTAATTTTTCTTGTAATTAAACAGATCAACAGGCTGCGACGACCTAAGCCGGTAGTGGAAGAAGCTAAAACCAAGGAGTGTCCTTACTGTTATTCGGTAATAAATATTAAAGCCACCCGATGTCCATTTTGCACCTCGGAGCTTAAGCAATAA
- the secA gene encoding preprotein translocase subunit SecA: MFLQILKKIFGTKHEREMKRLWPIVHRINEIAEQYKSLADEDFPKKTEEFYRRYQDGESLDSILPEAYALVKETCRRLCGKSWLVRGIETTWNMVPFDVQLIGAIVLHEGKIAEMKTGEGKTLVATMPLYLNGLTKRGVHLVTVNDYLAARDREWMGPIYEFLGLTVGCIQQGMSPAERKPEYNCDITYGTNNEFGFDYLRDNMVLSWEDKVQRGHYYAIIDEVDSILIDEARTPLIISGPVEASDRGFDKLTPIVRRLYQTQNIFINRLVDEAERLLKNGQLREAGIKLLQARRGAPKNKRLLKLEQEEGVKKLIERTELEFLRDKKLHEVDRELYFVIDEKNNTIDLTDKGRHEAFPHDPDFFTLPDLSVELVKIANDPNLTPKEKLYEKEKAYRRYAEKSELIHNFQALLKAFSLFERDVDYIVQDNKVIIVDEFTGRLMPGRRFSDGLHQALEAKEGVRVQEETQTLATITIQNYFRMYEKLAGMTGTALTNAQEFYEVYKLDVIEIPTNQPVRRIDYPDVIYKTRREKYNAIINEIERWHKEGRPILVGTTSVEVSETLSRLLKRRGINHEVLNAKYHQKEAEIVAQAGKKGAVTIATNMAGRGTDIKLEPGVVKGEICYINTPGGGKCRYWEEHGGCLEDVPCGLYIIGTERHEARRIDNQLRGRSGRQGDPGSSRFFLSLEDDLMRLFGSDRIANLMDRLGVKEMEPIQNPLVSKAIENAQKRVEARNFEIRKHLLEYDDVMNKQREVVYHLRDRILQGENLEEIYYESVEEIINQLASKYGSAKNPEEWDWEGLRGEFGLIFLADFTVEKEELDKIRPEVLKAALKKIAENRLAERKQELGEDIFKSLAKAVFLRIIDAKWRDHLYALDILREGVGLVAYGQKDPLIEYKQESFRMFNEMMSEFYRDAVSLLLRAQVELPKERRVSQPMYAYKPEITSVGLNEQSKKEVIKPKQPQLITSPKVGRNDPCPCGSGKKYKKCCGAAK, from the coding sequence ATGTTTTTACAAATCCTTAAAAAAATCTTTGGTACCAAGCACGAACGCGAGATGAAGCGGCTCTGGCCGATCGTGCATCGTATTAACGAGATTGCCGAGCAGTATAAGAGCTTAGCCGACGAAGATTTCCCGAAAAAAACCGAAGAGTTTTATCGGCGCTACCAAGATGGTGAAAGTTTAGATAGCATTTTACCTGAGGCCTATGCTTTAGTTAAAGAGACTTGTCGTCGGCTTTGCGGCAAAAGTTGGTTGGTGCGCGGAATTGAGACTACCTGGAATATGGTGCCTTTTGATGTTCAGCTAATTGGTGCCATCGTGCTGCATGAAGGTAAAATTGCCGAGATGAAGACCGGTGAGGGTAAAACCTTGGTGGCTACGATGCCTCTGTATCTCAATGGGCTTACTAAACGTGGCGTGCATTTAGTTACGGTTAACGATTATTTAGCCGCTCGGGACCGGGAATGGATGGGTCCGATCTATGAGTTTTTAGGGTTAACCGTTGGCTGTATCCAGCAGGGGATGAGCCCGGCCGAACGAAAGCCGGAGTATAATTGTGATATTACCTATGGCACTAATAACGAGTTTGGTTTTGATTATTTGCGGGACAATATGGTCCTCAGCTGGGAAGATAAGGTCCAGCGCGGTCACTATTATGCGATTATTGACGAGGTCGACTCAATTCTGATTGACGAAGCCCGGACTCCGTTGATCATTTCTGGTCCGGTCGAGGCTTCGGACCGCGGCTTTGATAAATTGACCCCGATTGTGCGACGGCTATATCAAACCCAAAATATTTTTATTAACCGGTTGGTTGACGAAGCAGAACGGCTTCTGAAGAATGGCCAATTGCGGGAAGCTGGTATTAAATTATTACAAGCTCGACGCGGTGCCCCGAAAAATAAGCGATTATTGAAATTAGAGCAAGAAGAGGGCGTAAAAAAGCTAATCGAGCGCACTGAGTTAGAATTCTTACGGGATAAAAAATTGCACGAAGTTGATCGCGAGCTATATTTTGTAATTGACGAGAAGAACAATACTATTGACTTAACCGATAAAGGACGTCATGAGGCATTTCCTCATGACCCGGATTTCTTTACCTTACCGGACTTATCCGTGGAGTTAGTTAAAATTGCCAATGACCCTAACTTAACGCCGAAAGAGAAACTTTACGAGAAAGAAAAAGCATATCGGCGATATGCAGAAAAAAGCGAGCTAATTCATAACTTCCAGGCTCTCCTTAAGGCTTTCTCGCTTTTTGAACGTGATGTTGATTATATTGTTCAGGACAATAAAGTAATTATTGTCGATGAGTTTACTGGTCGACTGATGCCCGGTCGAAGATTTTCCGATGGGCTTCACCAGGCTTTAGAAGCTAAAGAGGGTGTCCGGGTCCAAGAAGAGACCCAAACTTTAGCCACGATTACTATTCAAAACTACTTTCGCATGTATGAAAAACTGGCCGGTATGACCGGTACAGCACTTACTAATGCCCAAGAGTTTTATGAGGTTTATAAATTAGATGTGATCGAGATTCCCACCAATCAACCGGTCCGAAGAATTGACTATCCGGATGTGATATATAAGACGCGGCGAGAGAAATACAATGCCATCATTAACGAGATTGAAAGATGGCATAAAGAGGGGCGACCGATTCTGGTTGGTACCACCTCGGTTGAGGTATCCGAGACCCTTTCCCGACTCCTAAAGCGACGCGGTATTAACCATGAAGTGCTAAATGCCAAATACCATCAAAAGGAAGCCGAAATTGTTGCCCAAGCTGGCAAGAAAGGTGCCGTAACTATTGCTACCAACATGGCCGGTCGGGGAACCGATATCAAATTAGAACCCGGTGTGGTCAAAGGTGAGATCTGTTATATCAATACCCCAGGCGGCGGCAAGTGTCGGTACTGGGAAGAGCACGGCGGCTGTCTAGAGGATGTCCCCTGTGGTCTTTATATTATCGGCACAGAACGACACGAGGCTCGGCGCATTGATAATCAGTTACGGGGTCGATCTGGTCGTCAAGGCGATCCGGGTTCGTCGCGATTTTTCCTATCCTTAGAAGATGACCTAATGCGGCTATTTGGTTCAGACCGTATCGCGAATTTGATGGACCGGTTAGGGGTCAAAGAGATGGAGCCAATTCAAAACCCCTTAGTATCAAAAGCAATCGAGAATGCCCAAAAACGGGTTGAGGCGCGGAACTTTGAAATTCGTAAGCATCTATTAGAATACGATGATGTGATGAATAAACAGCGCGAGGTTGTGTATCATTTACGCGACCGCATTCTTCAGGGTGAAAATTTAGAAGAAATTTATTATGAATCCGTCGAGGAAATTATTAACCAATTAGCCAGCAAATATGGGAGTGCTAAAAATCCTGAGGAATGGGACTGGGAAGGTCTAAGGGGCGAATTCGGGCTAATCTTTTTAGCTGATTTTACCGTGGAAAAAGAGGAACTGGACAAAATTCGACCTGAAGTGCTAAAAGCGGCCCTTAAAAAAATTGCCGAGAACCGATTAGCAGAACGAAAACAAGAACTTGGTGAGGATATTTTTAAGAGCCTTGCCAAAGCCGTTTTTTTGCGTATAATAGATGCCAAATGGCGCGATCATTTATATGCCTTAGATATCTTACGGGAAGGCGTTGGACTTGTCGCCTATGGTCAGAAAGATCCGCTAATCGAGTACAAACAGGAATCGTTTCGGATGTTTAATGAGATGATGAGCGAATTTTATCGGGATGCCGTCAGTCTGTTGCTAAGAGCTCAAGTTGAGTTACCTAAAGAGCGTCGAGTTAGCCAGCCAATGTATGCTTATAAGCCGGAAATTACCAGCGTTGGATTAAACGAACAGAGCAAAAAAGAAGTTATAAAACCAAAACAGCCCCAACTAATAACGAGTCCCAAGGTGGGACGTAATGACCCGTGCCCTTGCGGTTCGGGTAAGAAATATAAAAAATGTTGTGGTGCAGCAAAATAA
- the sppA gene encoding signal peptide peptidase SppA, with translation MSKRTIIIIVIISTVLYAIIVGLFLTLTSTSKDTSHDAIAVIEVEGILSDARGVVNQLKKYAKTPEVKGILLRIESPGGTVVAAQEIYAELKRTKAKGKKIVVSMGSVAASGGYYIASPADIIVANPGTITGSIGVIMNFPIIEELLKKLGIKFETIKSRPYKDIGSPFRPLTDKERKLLSDLTYDIYQQFLNAVIENRKIPYDSLIKIADGRIFTGEQAMRYGLVDSLGSYEDALRITANLCGIKKEPRVIRERRRFCILRELTRSLSGLFLPKPLYLFPN, from the coding sequence ATGTCCAAACGCACGATTATTATTATTGTTATTATTTCCACAGTCCTATATGCGATAATCGTCGGGCTCTTTTTGACCTTGACCAGCACTTCAAAAGATACCTCGCACGATGCGATTGCCGTTATCGAAGTTGAAGGAATCCTCAGCGATGCCCGAGGGGTAGTCAATCAATTAAAAAAATATGCCAAAACTCCGGAAGTCAAAGGAATTCTCTTGCGGATTGAAAGCCCAGGTGGCACGGTGGTTGCGGCTCAGGAGATCTACGCAGAACTAAAACGGACCAAGGCTAAAGGTAAAAAAATTGTAGTGTCCATGGGTAGTGTTGCGGCTTCTGGTGGTTATTATATCGCCAGCCCGGCTGATATCATTGTGGCTAATCCAGGCACGATCACCGGCTCTATTGGCGTGATTATGAACTTTCCCATAATCGAAGAGCTCTTAAAAAAACTTGGGATAAAATTTGAGACGATCAAATCTCGGCCGTATAAAGACATCGGTTCACCCTTTAGACCCTTAACCGATAAAGAACGAAAATTACTATCTGATCTCACTTATGATATTTATCAGCAGTTTCTTAATGCTGTCATAGAAAATCGCAAGATTCCCTACGACTCATTAATTAAAATTGCTGACGGTCGCATCTTTACCGGGGAACAAGCCATGAGATATGGACTGGTCGATAGCTTAGGTAGCTATGAGGATGCTCTAAGAATTACGGCTAATCTTTGCGGTATTAAGAAAGAACCCCGAGTTATTAGAGAACGCCGCCGCTTTTGTATTTTGCGCGAGCTTACACGCTCGCTTTCTGGCCTCTTCTTACCGAAACCCTTATACTTATTTCCTAACTAA
- a CDS encoding 4Fe-4S binding protein: MARLVSLAFILFLLTVGLISCAQDSSPQVRTHYYVDTVRCRGCGTCVDSCRFNAIRLNSNTGKAQIDTLLCTSCGTCKRVCPYQAIKDTTY; encoded by the coding sequence ATGGCAAGATTAGTTAGTTTGGCTTTTATACTTTTCTTACTAACTGTTGGGTTAATCTCATGTGCCCAAGATAGCTCACCCCAAGTGAGAACTCATTACTATGTGGACACTGTACGATGTCGGGGTTGTGGCACTTGCGTTGACTCTTGCCGGTTTAATGCTATTAGATTAAATTCTAATACCGGCAAAGCTCAAATTGACACATTACTATGCACCTCTTGCGGCACCTGTAAGCGTGTCTGTCCTTATCAGGCAATAAAGGATACTACTTACTAA
- a CDS encoding T9SS type A sorting domain-containing protein, with product MIRRTSFTLLIIVANLLAYATGDQNLTIGSCSNHPTGGRAIIYFSPNIPLIANPGQEISIPVILKLGPTTNRLAGIMLVTGTGNLPSQDGWLILEDPNRNPTPYNYNEKSNLPDSIEFRWRLRAPFLIGSYRLRAKLFYGDNGAKSKEATPIDIAVLPAGITEGIVSFHTPEKLTIASITRHELRLTMPDLKSPGLLEIYDLNGKRILSHITSPTESEVVINLEAQSPGVYFVRFSSHKLWVVQKFTKLN from the coding sequence ATGATCCGACGGACTAGCTTCACTTTATTAATTATTGTCGCTAATCTTTTAGCTTATGCGACCGGTGATCAGAACTTAACTATTGGTTCCTGTAGCAATCATCCGACCGGTGGTCGGGCTATAATCTATTTTAGCCCAAATATTCCGCTCATCGCCAATCCCGGTCAAGAAATTAGTATTCCGGTGATCTTAAAATTAGGACCAACCACGAACCGCTTAGCCGGCATCATGTTAGTGACCGGCACTGGTAATCTTCCCAGTCAAGATGGTTGGCTTATACTAGAAGATCCAAATCGCAATCCGACGCCATATAATTACAACGAAAAATCCAATCTTCCGGATAGTATTGAATTTCGGTGGCGACTTCGAGCTCCGTTTTTAATTGGTAGCTACCGACTACGAGCTAAACTCTTCTACGGTGATAATGGTGCCAAAAGTAAAGAAGCCACACCAATAGATATTGCAGTATTACCAGCCGGGATTACTGAAGGTATCGTCAGTTTCCATACCCCAGAGAAACTAACTATCGCAAGCATCACTCGACACGAGTTAAGACTGACTATGCCGGATCTTAAATCGCCGGGCTTATTAGAAATTTATGACCTGAACGGGAAACGGATTTTATCGCACATCACGAGTCCGACGGAGTCGGAAGTTGTGATTAATCTTGAAGCCCAAAGTCCTGGGGTGTATTTTGTGCGGTTTTCAAGTCATAAGCTCTGGGTAGTCCAAAAGTTTACAAAGCTCAATTAA